A portion of the Cervus elaphus chromosome X, mCerEla1.1, whole genome shotgun sequence genome contains these proteins:
- the SMIM10L2B gene encoding small integral membrane protein 10-like protein 2B, which produces MAASGALSAAAAAAALSGVAVRLARSAAIRGSYGAFCKGLTRTLITFFDLAWRLRMNFPYFYIVASVMLNVRLQVRIE; this is translated from the coding sequence ATGGCGGCGTCGGGGGCTCTGTCTGCCGCGGCGGCAGCAGCGGCCCTGTCGGGCGTGGCAGTGCGGCTGGCGCGCTCAGCCGCGATTCGCGGCTCGTACGGTGCCTTCTGCAAGGGGCTCACACGCACGTTGATCACCTTCTTCGACCTGGCCTGGCGTCTGCGCATGAACTTCCCCTATTTCTACATCGTGGCCTCGGTGATGCTCAACGTGCGCCTGCAGGTGAGGATCGAGTGA